A stretch of Aspergillus nidulans FGSC A4 chromosome VI DNA encodes these proteins:
- a CDS encoding Zn(II)2Cys6 transcription factor (transcript_id=CADANIAT00009845), with the protein MADTEPGPPPNWRIPKACQECRQRKIKCSGESPCKTCRLRRTPCLYREVTRQRKRKHETTQADSRSGEGLSDGPPSSRREPGQSGLHREELPLGFNNSVSATHMTSPSNKVQLYYGSTSHFALMHEIYRDLTSNPAVHPEQGAHGRVEEASAGLDMLSFRTIFFGIPADPHKDSSRGLSGADSQVMLLSYELASLFLDSFLATLYGLLPVWPTEVFRRRLKQLYGPRPTSSMETHHSVLLMALALGALVSEHHAWGDVLYERVKASCNVLDDTNEVGRPNSCYLHLGAAARKAISAGLHKESPQGNGDSAECAEERRRTFWYLYIYENWICFHLGRPSSLSRRDAGIPTPQDPFCLALLNLSAAICRSADELYGRHHESLLQMWRIAKSIWDDLRVFDSKMQRALGFGLDKRPQPGSVGVQQTMCITLYYHTILLTFRPFLIFRGRWNQDRTQASEEVKTKREIPDWLNQACGYALSAACRTIHFLCESYTANELVRAIRYHAYFLSSSCFALIFDLIHGKDLAASHLPWIHATLKALKSMSPADAVEASIRAIETILKQLDPAYEWGTQTQTEPRNPSYTFNQGPSTAITRSYDVGPTQRNRHSPSTISNPGAGSDPLLYDFQGNSLDQGMHMPATTGSTGTGEDLLDFTLSDMGWDFDFSTMDLETFCSINSVFEVPMA; encoded by the exons ATGGCCGACACCGAGCCTGGGCCACCTCCCAATTGGCGCATCCCCAAGGCGTGCCAAGAGTGCAGACAGCGCAAGATCAAGTGCAGCGGCGAGAGTCCATGCAAAACCTGCCGACTGCGACGGACACCCTGTCTTTATCGAGAGGTTACCCGACAGCGCAAGAGAAAGCATGAAACAACTCAGGCTGATAGCCGCTCTGGAGAGGGACTGTCGGATGGGCCTCCATCCTCTCGCCGCGAGCCCGGCCAGTCAGGACTCCACCGAGAGGAACTGCCTCTGGGCTTCAATAATAGTGTCTCAGCCACGCATATGACTTCTCCGTCCAACAAGGTCCAGCTATACTATGGGTCGACTTCTCATTTTGCTCTCATGCACGAGATATACCGGGATCTGACATCCAACCCGGCAGTGCACCCAGAGCAGGGGGCCCACGGCCGCGTGGAGGAAGCCAGCGCTGGCCTGGACATGCTTAGCTTTCGCACTATTTTCTTCGGGATCCCGGCAGATCCTCATAAGGATTCGTCGCGGGGTCTAAGTGGTGCGGATTCCCAAGTCATGTTACTGTCGTATGAGCTCGCGAGTCTGTTTTTGGACTCCTTTTTAGCTACCCTCTATGGTCTCTTGCCGGTCTGGCCGACAGAAGTCTTCCGGCGGCGCCTAAAGCAGCTGTATGGGCCTCGCCCCACATCTAGCATGGAGACGCATCACTCAGTCTTGCTGATGGCCTTGGCTCTAGGCGCGCTGGTATCAGAGCACCATGCATGGGGCGATGTTTTGTACGAGCGTGTCAAGGCGTCCTGCAATGTTCTTGACGACACG AACGAGGTGGGAAGACCAAACTCATGCTACCTCCATCTGGGAGCCGCCGCTCGAAAGGCAATTTCTGCCGGTCTGCACAAGGAATCACCTCAGGGGAACGGGGATAGTGCAGAGTGCGCTGAGGAAAGGCGGAGGACGTTCTGGTATCTTTACATATATGAGAA CTGGATATGCTTCCATCTTGGACGGCCAAGTTCATTGTCACGGAGAGACGCCGGGATTCCTACACCTCAAGACCCTTTCTGTTTGGCTCTGTTGAACCTTTCCGCTGCTATATGTCGATCCGCCGATGAGCTGTACGGCCGGCATCACGAGTCGCTGTTGCAAATGTGGAGGATTGCCAAGTCAATTTGGGACGATTTGCGGGTCTTTGACTCCAAGATGCAGCGCGCCCTGGGTTTCGGGCTTGATAAACGCCCTCAGCCAGGCAGCGTAGGAGTTCAACAAACAATGTGTATTACCT TATACTATCAcaccatcctcctcacctTCCGTCCATTCCTCATCTTCCGAGGCCGATGGAATCAGGACAGGACACAGGCTTCTGAAGAGGTCAAGACAAAACGGGAAATCCCAGACTGGCTTAACCAGGCTTGTGGTTATGCGCTTAGTGCAGCCTGCAGGACTATCCATTTCCTGTGTGAGTCTTACACGGCAAATGAACTCGTCAGG GCAATACGATACCATGCCTATTTCCTGTCCAGTTCATGTTTTGCGCTTATCTTCGACCTCATTCATGGCAAAGACCTAGCCGCTTCTCACCTTCCCTGGATCCACGCAACCCTCAAAGCCCTGAAAAGCATGTCTCCAGCCGATGCAGTTGAAGCATCCATCCGTGCCATTGAAACAATACTCAAGCAGCTCGACCCAGCGTACGAATGGGGTACGCAGACGCAAACTGAGCCGCGGAACCCGTCTTATACATTTAACCAAGGACCAAGTACAGCCATAACCCGGTCATATGATGTGGGTCCGACACAGCGCAATCGTCACTCGCCCTCCACTATATCTAACCCCGGTGCCGGCTCGGATCCCTTGTTATATGACTTCCAGGGCAACTCGCTCGACCAGGGCATGCATATGCCAGCCACGACTGGAAGTACGGGAACTGGTGAGGATTTACTTGACTTTACACTATCCGACATGGGTTGGGATTTCGACTTCTCCACTATGGATCTGGAGACGTTTTGCTCGATCAATTCTGTCTTCGAAGTGCCTATGGCGTGA
- a CDS encoding uncharacterized protein (transcript_id=CADANIAT00009849), producing MSRLVSFASLLAAVNAHGYVQNIVVNGVYYSGWEINTYPYMTDPPVVAAWQIPNSNGPVDVSNGYTTEDIICNLNATNAAGYVEVAAGDKINLQWSAWPDTHHGPVISYLADCGDDCTTVDKTTLEFFKIDAVGLVDDSTVPGTWGDDELIENNNSWMVEIPTSIAPGNYVLRHEIIALHSAGTEGGAQNYPQCFNLKVTGSGTDSPAGTLGTELYNLDDPGILVNIYASLSTYVIPGPTLYSGATSIAQATSAITATGSATSGAGGAAATGSSAATTTAAAASTTATPTTAAAQTAKSASAPSSAATGSVPAAPTTATVSTTTSIATSVGTTLTRTTLATTTTAAAAEPSASAPAPSGNSASGSNPLYAQCGGLNFKGASGCVAGATCKKMNPYYSQCVSA from the exons ATGTCCCGCCTTGTCTCCTTTGCTTCTCTCCTGGCGGCTGTTAACGCCCACGGCTACGTCCAGAATATCGTCGTCAATGGCGTCTACTATTCTGGATGGGAAATCAATACTTATCCGTACATGACCGATCCTCCAGTCGTTGCGGCGTGGCAGATTCCCAACAGCAATGGTCCTGTTGATGTGTCAAACGGCTACACTACTGAGGATATCATCTGTAACTTGAACGCCACGAACGCGGCCGGATACGTcgaggttgctgctggagacaaGATCAACCTGCAGTGGTCAGCCTGGCCCGATACTCATCACG GTCCTGTGATCTCCTACCTCGCCGATTGCGGCGACGACTGCACGACCGTCGACAAGACAACGCTCGAGTTTTTCAAGATCGACGCCGTCGGCCTCGTCGACGACTCTACCGTCCCTGGTACCTGGGGTGACGATGAGCTCATCGAGAACAACAACTCCTGGATGGTCGAGATCCCCACCTCCATCGCGCCGGGTAACTACGTCCTGCGCCACGAGATCATCGCCCTTCACAGCGCCGGCACTGAGGGCGGCGCCCAGAACTACCCACAATGCTTCAACCTGAAGGTTACAGGCTCTGGCACGGATTCCCCGGCCGGCACGCTCGGTACAGAGCTCTACAACCTAGATGACCCCGGTATCCTGGTCAATATCTACGCCAGCCTGTCGACTTATGTTATCCCCGGCCCGACGCTGTACAGCGGAGCTACGAGCATTGCCCAGGCTACCTCTGCCATCACGGCTACCGGCTCAGCGACTTCTGGCGCTGggggtgctgctgctaccgGTAGCAGTGCCGCTACGACaaccgctgctgctgcctctaCTACCGCCACCCCGACGACAGCCGCTGCGCAGACAGCTAAGTCCGCCTCTGCGCCTTCGTCTGCGGCCACTGGTTCTGTCCCTGCTGCCCCTACAACTGCAACTGTCAGCACAACGACATCCATTGCCACCAGCGTCGGTACCACCCTCACCCGCACGACCCTGGCCACCACGACTACGGCCGCAGCCGCTGAGCCTTCTGCGTCGGCTCCTGCGCCCAGCGGCAACAGTGCTAGTGGTTCTAACCCCTTGTACGCTCAGTGCGGCGGCCTCAACTTCAAGGGAGCGTCTGGATGCGTCGCCGGTGCTACctgcaagaagatgaacCCCTACTACTCGCAGTGTGTCTCTGCGTAG
- a CDS encoding bZIP transcription factor (transcript_id=CADANIAT00009846), which translates to MKFFQYFTVALLPATIFAIPAAEPEPKAVATAAAITAEDFHALVKRQSNLTDLIGDLTNSFGAIKDLLSTESLNNINLILTKAAELLSDPTTKQIKSLVNTASDLLGSDAIKNLLDQIPTLLDSVGGLLNKETLDKITNLLNNAALLLTKEFAENTRNLINDIVGVFACYSVARQSGESHCGEGWSRLRIICFSERGQPAADCSSELTLGPLHTHSIDPRSPFLDTLVGPIEVPGNPDCQSALGYCGRHTAYTGSIRRSPQLPRVRRAGASTNRGSQAAATAFLPRRSPIAPVFDQTSLFPVQPPMVMETPRKTPKTTKLTGDRAARKREQDRQAQRSAREKTRQKIAALEDRIETLTRFHSSGNIQELIEELDAQRKANEALRATLRSIEKAISGGLAEANIALKSYDPRKQSLDPGKQPTDGSISSDSENSKLIGTNGVAREVAQQSSLVGLSQQHHVPPQSASPPFEESAIIDKYSPNGTYVSLPDGISMTGKHPDEVNVPFNSTLHTFPLDMPMPIQALHSTEPPCDCCKQLLYMNDMLGRFALTCTRSMADQRIRDADIAIRAIVHGWDAVSHLYPLDPVWAMLRTADEAVWRTCGAIERLAVLRVVSLMLRYLSDPSEPNLTHLPRFMRQRPSQHRIIHKPLIDFVVWPSLRERLIMFPHQHCSEKFWSMFWTCFRFTWPYHLQDAFVQQGQTGLYRFSDAFTKSFYDLQNWCMTDDFFREFPDLEADVNMLPPGTDATPVTVSSDTLAMSDEAISHDTVGRLDPVTANMFTAFPADWSTRTQLF; encoded by the exons ATGAAGTTCTTCCAATATTTCACCGTCGCACTACTGCCGGCGACTATATTCGCTATCCCGGCCGCAGAGCCCGAGCCCAAGGCCGTCGCCACGGCGGCAGCCATTACCGCGGAAGACTTTCATGCTCTCGTTAAGCGGCAGTCGAACCTGACCGACCTCATTGGAGACTTGACCAATTCCTTCGGCGCCATTAAGGACTTGCTGTCGACCGAGAGCTtgaacaacatcaacctgATTTTGACCAAGGCTGCCGAGTTACTTTCGGACCCAACCACCAAGCAGATCAAGAGCCTCGTCAACACAGCCTCGGACCTCCTTGGCAGCGATGCTATCAAGAACCTGCTCGACCAGATCCCCACCCTGCTCGATAGCGTCGGCGGTCTCCTGAACAAAGAGACTCTCGACAAGATCACAAATCTGCTGAATAACGCCGCCCTTCTCCTGACCAAGGAGTTCGCAGAGAATACCAGAAACCTCATAAATGATATTG TCGGTGTTTTCGCGTGTTACTCTGTAGCCAGACAGTCTGGAGAGAGCCACTGCGGTGAAGGCTGGTCTCGACTCCGGATCATATGTTTTTCCGAGCGTGGTCAGCCGGCCGCCGATTGTAGCTCAGAGCTCACCCTTGGGCCTCTCCACACCCACTCCATTGATCCCCGGTCCCCCTTTCTAGACACTCTTGTCGGTCCAATCGAAG TTCCTGGGAATCCTGACTGCCAGTCAGCCCTCGGGTATTGCGGCAGGCACACCGCATACACCGGATCCATCCGGCGTTCGCCTCAACTGCCACGCGTTAGGAGGGCGGGG GCATCGACAAACCGAGGATCCCAAGCCGCCGCGACTGCTTTCCTACCACGGCGATCGCCCATCGCCCCAGTCTTCGATCAGACATCCTTGTTTCCCGTCCAACCGCCCATGGTGATGGAAACCCCCCGCAAGACGCCAAAGACCACCAAGTTAACGGGCGATCGTGCAGCCCGGAAGCGGGAGCAAGACCGACAAGCTCAGAGGAGTGCGAGAGAAAAGACCCGGCAGAAGATTGCCGCACTCGAGGATCGGATTGAAACGTTGACTCGTTTTCACAGCAGCGGGAATATCCAAGAGTTGATCGAAGAGTTGGATGCGCAGCGGAAAGCAAACGAAGCGCTGCGCGCTACATTACGGTCAATCGAAAAGGCCATCAGTGGCGGCCTTGCTGAAGCAA ACATTGCGCTCAAAAGCTACGACCCGAGGAAGCAGAGCCTCGACCCTGGGAAGCAGCCCACCGACGGATCGATTTCATCCGACAGCGAAAATAGCAAGCTTATTGGGACCAACGGTGTTGCTCGAGAGGTCGCGCAACAGTCAAGCCTCGTAGGACTCAGCCAGCAACATCATGTCCCCCCGCAGTCCGCCAGCCCGCCATTTGAGGAGTCGGCCATTATTGACAAATACTCGCCGAATGGCACGTACGTGAGTCTGCCTGATGGGATCTCGATGACCGGGAAACACCCAGACGAGGTCAATGTTCCATTCAATAGCACCTTACACACTTTCCCTCTCGATATGCCGATGCCAATCCAAGCCCTCCATTCTACAGAGCCGCCCTGCGACTGCTGCAAACAATTATTATACATGAACGACATGCTCGGCCGATTTGCCCTCACCTGCACGCGGAGCATGGCTGACCAGAGAATTCGTGACGCCGACATTGCAATCCGCGCGATAGTCCATGGCTGGGATGCCGTCAGCCATTTGTACCCTTTGGATCCTGTTTGGGCCATGCTTCGAACTGCCGACGAGGCGGTCTGGCGTACATGCGGAGCAATTGAGCGGCTGGCGGTCTTGCGCGTGGTTAGCTTGATGCTACGA TATTTGTCCGATCCCTCAGAGCCAAACCTGACCCACCTGCCTAGATTTATGCGACAACGGCCATCCCAGCACCGCATCATCCACAAACCGCTAATAGATTTTGTCGTGTG GCCGTCACTACGTGAGCGCCTGATTATGTTCCCGCATCAGCATTGCTCTGAAAAATTCTGGTCTATGTTCTGGACTTGCTTTCGATTCACATGGCCCTATCACTTGCAGGACGCCTTCGTTCAGCAGGGTCAGACGGGGCTCTACCGGTTTTCCGATGCGTTTACCAAGTCATTTTACGATCTACAGAATTGGTGCATGACAGACGACTTCTTCCGCGAGTTTCCTGACCTTGAGGCAGATGTAAACATGCTTCCCCCTGGGACCGATGCTACTCCAGTCACTGTTAGCAGCGATACACTCGCTATGAGTGATGAGGCGATCAGCCACGATACTGTCGGCCGCCTTGATCCGGTCACTGCGAATATGTTTACCGCATTTCCGGCAGACTGGTCGACGCGAACCCAACTTTTTTAG
- a CDS encoding uncharacterized protein (transcript_id=CADANIAT00009847), with amino-acid sequence MHFFRYIALGLLSTIGALADEVTATVNATEIQNAADGLLSMFPSATPYTVNYTAPGGNLLQPPSSLIKDIITAVPPTVLAQLLLPTGRSSIASEFQAGNTPSWYEDLPTEVKSYVLAMKSQVDSGEVDLNATRTPAPTSSSTGDGDGSENGNGPATETSSGLAPHATGEVAASLLGALGILGLAVVL; translated from the exons ATGCATTTCTTTCGTTATATCGCCCTCGGGCTCCTGAGCACCATCGGTGCGCTCGCCGACGAAGTTACCGCTACTGTCAACGCTACTGAGATCCAGAATGCTGC AGATGGCCTCCTCTCAATGTTTCCCAGTGCCACCCCATACACGGTCAACTACACGGC GCCAGGAGGCAATCTACTTCAACCGCCCTCATCGCTCATCAAAGATATCATTACCGCTGTACCTCCAACCGTGCTCGCTCAACTACTGTTACCTACTGGCCGCAGCTCGATCGCATCTGAGTTTCAGGCCGGCAATACCCCGAGCTGGTACGAAGACCTCCCGACGGAGGTCAAGAGCTACGTCCTTGCAATGAAGTCACAAGTCGATTCAGGAGAGGTCGATCTCAACGCGACTCGAACCCCAGCCccgacttcctcttcaactGGAGACGGAGATGGCAGTGAGAACGGCAACGGTCCAGCTACGGAAACCTCTAGTGGCCTTGCCCCACATGCCACGGGCGAGGTTGCCGCAAGCTTGCTCGGTGCACTCGGCATACTAGGGCTGGCCGTGGTGCTCTAG
- a CDS encoding protein hk-8-5 (transcript_id=CADANIAT00009848): protein MESLLSPESVEGSDGFWALQDGLKAQRQLDALLRFVKDQTRLRATDWTFRKPDRTANGVPSSEFDIARLSLSDTTRSDSPPSPKTSRNEAAHNPASRSRRPTLSDANSQQSRKCPGTTDNFVSVPRSLSVGNETLSLYSQACSLLLQGLDSDGVLLLDAPRDQSRTSSRRPSCIDPTEMGSIAEFASFHRRSPSLSSQGDWLDKEAELLGSAFSGNHNTKAHDAASVIFLPLWDTDKSRWIAGLVIWTSRYHFKQQDLEYVRVFSGTIVSEVAQIDRAATNKSKDDLLSSVSHELRSPLHGMLANSELLQSTNLDRTQHEMVEMIKTCGNTLLETMNHLGSGSDAGQIDTLTSCFDVDKLMEDVTEVLYAGHRSRGNAPEAGGLYFSTGTKRPSQSVSNNLLSVVVRTEGAHSWKIHSIPGAWRRIIMDLVGNALKFTRSGLIEVSLSQTGKSDNSSRATHAEIKVTDTGCGISREYLQNHIFSPFSQEQVLTEGVGLGLCIAHKLVTYLGGQIDISSELGVGTQACIRIPIRFADEEQVVGNFGPNDDGTCCAKKVCLVDLNPVLPEDQQLLLPEAKRKIAVRDALCSALSTRDDWELLFADDMDDASGDIVVLEQSKLEKLAIPGPLKTTFRSVVVLRNHNVSAFEDLKLDGVVNIAYISQPLGPRKITQALKQIAEPDGLNSRSLRNDQSREHSITIPPAPSLDSPPAVRNSVSYFSAAEAGPLQGGLHVLIVDDNDINLKVLSTFMSKIGCSYDTASNGLVAVEKYRQTQQKFDYVLMDISMPIMDGITASRTIREYEDESLLERCTIMAVTGVASSDMQQQAFAAGMDDYLVKPLSLHDLKRILGVN from the exons ATGGAATCTCTACTCTCGCCCGAGTCTGTCGAGGGCTCTGATGGTTTCTGGGCACTGCAAGATGGCCTCAAGGCCCAACGGCAGCTCGATGCGTTGTTGAGATTTGTCAAGGATCAAACGCGGCTTAGAGCGACGGACTGGACATTCAGAAAGCCGGACAGAACTGCCAACGGTGTTCCCTCGAGCGAGTTCGATATCGCGCGACTCTCTCTATCGGATACGACTCGATCGGATAGTCCTCCGAGTCCGAAGACCTCGCGCAATGAAGCGGCACATAACCCTGCTTCACGAAGCCGGAGGCCTACCCTGTCAGATGCGAATTCTCAACAGAGTCGAAAGTGTCCAGGGACCACCGACAATTTTGTGTCTGTGCCAAGGTCACTCTCAGTCGGTAATGAGACCCTTTCGCTCTATTCCCAGGCCTGTTCGCTGCTCCTGCAAGGCCTAGATAGTGACGGCGTCTTATTACTTGATGCACCTCGGGACCAGTCAAGAACCAGCTCCAGGAG GCCGTCTTGCATTGATCCCACAGAAATGGGAAGTATTGCGGAATTTGCAAGCTTTCACCGTCGCTCTCCAAGCCTTTCATCTCAAGGGGATTGGTTAGACAAAGAGGCTGAATTGTTGGGCTCGGCTTTTTCTGGAAACCACAATACGAAGGCTCATG ATGCGGCTTCCGTCATATTCTTACCCTTGTGGGACACGGATAAGTCTCGGTGGATAGCCGGCCTTGTCATATGGACTTCTCGGTACCATTTCAAACAACAGGATCTTGAATATGTTCGGGTTTTCAGTGGCACAATCGTGTCAGAAGTGGCACAGATCGACCGAGCTGCAACGAACAAATCGAAAGACGATCTCCTGTCGTCCGTAAGCCATGAACTGCGGTCCCCTCTCCATGGCATGCTTGCGAATTCCGAGTTGCTACAATCCACCAACCTTGACCGCACTCAGCATGAAATGGTCGAGATGATCAAGACTTGTGGAAATACCCTACTGGAAACGATGAACCACCT TGGATCTGGCAGCGACGCGGGACAGATCGATACTTTGACTTCCTGTTTTGACGTCGACAAACTCATGGAGGACGTGACTGAGGTACTCTACGCTGGCCATCGCTCACGGGGTAATGCACCGGAAGCCGGGGGACTCTATTTCTCTACTGGCACTAAAAGGCCATCACAGTCGGTTTCCAACAATCTCCTCTCCGTCGTCGTTCGTACTGAGGGTGCCCACTCTTGGAAGATTCATTCCATACCAGGTGCGTGGAGACGAATCATCATGGATCTCGTGGGGAATGCTTTGAAGTTCACCCGGTCTGGGTTGATCGAAGTGTCCTTGTCCCAGACAGGAAAATCGGATAATAGTTCCAGGGCGACCCACGCCGAGATAAAAGTTACAGACACCGGGTGTGGAATATCGCGAGAGTACTTGCAAAACCATATCTTCAGTCCTTTCTCACAGGAACAGGTCCTGACAGAAGGCGTGGGATTGGGACTGTGCATTGCCCATAAACTGGTAACTTACCTTGGCGGACAGATTGACATCAGCAGTGAGTTGGGTGTAGGCACGCAAGCTTGCATTCGGATCCCAATCAGGTTTGCAGATGAAGAGCAGGTAGTTGGCAATTTTGGTCCGAATGACGATGGAACTTGCTGTGCGAAGAAAGTTTGTCTCGTGGACCTGAATCCAGTCCTTCCGGAAGACCagcaacttcttctccccgaAGCCAAGCGAAAAATTGCAGTCCGAGACGCACTGTGCAGTGCGCTCTCAACTAGAGATGATTGGGAATTGCTGTTTGCTGACGATATGGACGACGCCTCGGGCGATATCGTAGTTTTGGAACAGTCGAAGCTGGAAAAACTCGCTATCCCCGGGCCGTTGAAAACCACATTCCGGTCTGTCGTCGTGCTCAGAAACCACAATGTATCTGCTTTCGAAGACTTGAAATTGGATGGTGTAGTCAATATTGCTTACATCTCCCAACC ACTCGGTCCACGCAAAATCACCCAGGCATTGAAACAGATTGCAGAACCTGACGGGCTTAACTCGCGTTCTTTACGAAATGACCAAAGTCGCGAGCACTCAATAACAATCCCCCCCGCTCCCAGTCTCGACTCCCCACCTGCTGTCAGGAACAGTGTATCTTATTTTTCAGCCGCGGAAGCAGGCCCACTACAGGGCGGACTGCACGTTTTGATCGTGGATGATAACGACATCAACCTCAAG GTTTTGTCTACATTCATGTCGAAAATTGGATGCTCCTACGACACCGCTTCAAATGGACTAGTTGCCGTAGAGAAGTACCGACAAACGCAGCAAAAGTTCGACTACGTTTTGATGG ATATATCGATGCCGATTATGGATGGAATCACGGCATCAAGGACGATCCGCGAGTACGAAGATGAGAGTCTGTTGGAGCGGTGTACCATCATGGCTGTCACGGGCGTGGCATCGAGCgatatgcagcagcaagcttTTGCGGCCGGGATGGACGATTACCTGGTGAAGCCATTGTCACTTCATGATTTGAAGCGGATACTGGGCGTGAACTGA